In Oncorhynchus tshawytscha isolate Ot180627B linkage group LG08, Otsh_v2.0, whole genome shotgun sequence, the genomic window GTAAAGGTTGAAGTAGTGACTGCAGTAAACCCAGTGGTGGAAATAGTTGTATTGTTGGGTTAGTGAGTTTTGGGTGTATGATAGCTGAAAAACCTGCGAGTCTGGAGCTCCCCCTGCTGGCTGTCTGTGGAATAACATTAGGATCAGTTGATCGTGAGGAAATGCATGTTAGTCGCCCGAAACATGGTCACTGTTTTCCTGTCTTTTGTCGTGCTTATGCTCACTGCGTCTCAGTGGATCGCTCCAAGGCCTTTCTACTgtaagcagaggagaggacagcctTTCAGTAGAATAAATAAGAGTCACAGATCCCAACATTTACTAACAAATGAACAGCTACTAAATCAAAGATCTGTCTCATAAACTACACATGTGCCTACATGTGATAACCAAAGGGGATTTTTGCATTACCCCAAGCGACCACATAATTTGTCCCTTTAATTTAAGTAATAATTCGGTGGTTTGGTGTGATTTCCTAAATTCCAGTGTGTTTCTGCTTGCCACAACAAAGACAAAAAGAGAATCAACTGTGTTATATAAATAATCTAATATCAAGCATTACTAGCAGACCAAAtctctggttaaaccggatgccctcagataactctgggcccagtgtcctcagtcaagtttagagcctacgtgcaataacatgattatccgaaggacacacagctgccatcacgcaaatatactcccCAGTAAACTACAAAGAacatcctgcaacactaacgagcttagagtgccaaactatctcactgacattgacccttgcatgcactcctgcaaagacaggaaaaacctgagcctaaagcagacattaCCAATATCCATGCTTCCTTGACACACATACATTTCATgagcactgtacactcacactctacCCCCCTACTGGTCAGGTGCCAAGAGCAAAGGactttgctgtgcaccaatggggctcctgctctggctagagcaggcccgcctccaactcttcaggaccagtcagaagaccaacacaacgagactccacctacattattctgtgtatacattctgctgtaaactctggctggggagcctaattattctgactcctcacagagtcatATTGCTTAGGTCTGTGCACGGTGCAGAACAAAGATATCTCTGATCTTAAAATAAACTGCCTTTTtgctacacctgattccactctgtccagcgtcgttgtttgctctccctctcctgtatGTAAACACCAACAACTGGCACACAGACTAAGATATTAGGACCTGTTTAGTAGCAAAAAGAAGGCTGTCCATCATATCGCAAAGCCCTTATGACAAGGGCTCCTCCTCCCTGtcggataaataataataattatgattTATTCTATATAGCACTTTTCATTACACACAGAATCTCAAAGTAGCTTTAAAAACTCAAATAAACTCAAGGTGATCTGGTACATACTTGGCCGATGGCTTCCAAAGcttcagataataataataagatgtAGAGTGATGGAGTCTGTAGTAAGAGAGGAGTTGAGGCAGTAAGGCAGTTCACTTCAGATACTTAGCACTTGTATGTGCTAGAGAACTGTGCTACATACCAATTATTTTCAATATGTATAAATATAGAGATAgaaatatatgtatatgtaaaaCAATTGAAAGTACAGAGTATAAAACAGTACTTAGCCTAATATATTATTAACAGCCACGATAGCGTTGTCTACTGGTTGGTCTATTTAGAACTAATATTTCAACTCGTCACCACGCTCTACCTGACACTAGTTGTTCCCAGCTATCGTCCTCGGGTAGCCGCAGcaattcacatttacattttagagccAGACAAGCAGACTTGATTCAATTTGTTAAGTCCAGAGCTACAACAACAATGTGTGCTGATTGAACCAAACTAAATATTTGGAGGATGCGGGCATTGATCCCACTACCTCTCGCATGCTAAGCAAGCACTCTACCATTTGAGCTAATCCCCCTGTGCCTCCAACAAGAAGTATGAAATCTCAATGACCGCACTGCCAAATCCCTCGTCCATAAGAAAGGATAATTTTTTAAAGTATGCTTGCTTCAGCTGTCTAAAGTATTTTTCATGGTAGTTCAGTAAAGGTTGAAGTAGTGACTGGAGTAAGCCCAGTGGTGGAAATAGTTGTATTGTTGGGTTAGTATCCAGAGCTACAACAACAATGTGTGCTGATTGAACCAAACTAAATATTTGGAGGATGCGGGGGGATTGATCTCACTAACTCTCGCATGCTAAGCAAGCGCTCTACCATTTGAGCTAATCCCCCTGTACTTCAACAAGAAGTATGAAATCTCAATGACCGCACTGCCAAATCCCTCGTCCATAAGAAAGGATAATTTTTTAAAGTATGCTTGCTTCAGCTGTCTAAAAGTATTTTTTCATGGTAGTTCAGTAAAGGTTGAAGTAGTGACTGCAGTAAGCCCAGTGGTGGAAATAGTTGTATTGTTGGGTTAGTGAGTTTTGGGTGTATGATAGCTGAAAAACTTGCGAGTCTGGAGCTCCCCTGCTGGCTGTCTGTGGAATAACATTAGGATCAGTTGATCTTGAGAAGTACATGTTAGTCGCCCGAAACATGGTCACTGTTTTTCCTGTCTTTGTCGTGCTTATGCTCACTGCGTCTCAGTGGATCGCTCCAAGGCCTTTCTACTGTAAGCAGAGAGGGACAGGCTTTCAGTAGAATAAATAAGAGTCACAGCTCCCAACATTTACTAACAAATGAACAGCTACTAAATCAAAGATCTGTCTCATAAACTACATGTGCCTACATGTGATAACCAAAAGGGATTTTGCATTACCCCAAGCGACCACATAATTTGTCCCTTTAATTTAAGTAATAATTCGGTGGTTTGGTGGGATTTCCTAAATTCAGTATGTTTCTGCTTGCCACAACAAAGTCAAATATAAATAATCTAATATCCAAGCATTACTAGAGACCAAATCTCTGGTTAAACTGCCCTCAgctctgggcccagtgtcctcagtcaagaCTAAGATATTGCCAGGACTACAAAGAACATGTTTAGTAGCAACCCTTGCATGCACTCCTGCAAAGACAGGctgagcctaaagcagacattaCCAATATCCATCTTCCTTGACACACATATTTCTTGGAACTGCCATTATGACAAGGACTTTGCTGTGCACTCCTCCCTGTAGGAATAAATAACATTAATAATTGTGATTtattctgactcctcacagagtcaGCACTTTCTCTGATCTTAAAATAAACTGCCTTTTGCTACCTGACCCTCTGTCCACAGAATCTGGCAAAGTAGATATTAGGACTGTTAGTAAAACTCAATATAAAGCCCTTATGACAAgggctcctcctcccctgtcataaataataataattatggtGATCTGTAGCTTTAAAAACAAATAAACTCAAGGTGATCTGGTACATACTTGGCCGATGGCTTCAAAGCTTCAGATGATAATAATAAGATGGAAGTGATGGAGTCTGTAGTTAGAGAGGAGTTGAGGCAGTAAGGCAGTTCACTTGATACTCGTAGCTTGCACTTGTATGTGCTAGGGAACTGTGCTATACCAATTATTTTCAATATGTATAAATATAGAGATAGAAATATATGTGTATAAAACAATTGAAAGTACAAGTATAAAACAGTACTTAGCCTAATATATTATTAACAGCCACGATAGCGTTGTCTACTGGTTGGTCTATTTAGAACTAATATTTCAACTCAAATGCCACGCTCTACCTGACACTAGTTGTTCCCAGCTATCGTCCTCGAGTAGCCGCAGcaattcacatttacattttagagNNNNNNNNNNNNNNNNNNNNNNNNNNNNNNNNNNNNNNNNNNNNNNNNNNNNNNNNNNNNNNNNNNNNNNNNNNNNNNNNNNNNNNNNNNNNNNNNNNNNGCTTGCACTTGTATGTGTTAGAGAACTGTGCTACATACCAGTTATTTTCAATATGTATAAATAAAAGGATAGAAATACATGTATgacttattttatttttgttttacattgtaATAAAGCACTTAAATGGTGATCTCTCTTTATGGTTCATGAGTAGTTTGGTATTGTTCGGGTTTTTTCCTTGTAAAATAAGAAAGGCAATgtagcagtgtgtctgtgtccctgttCGAAGTTAGTTTCACTCCTATGGTCGTCCGGGTTATCTGTTTTGTTTTGTGCCCTAGCCCATTGACTATGCTCTGTGGCATGGCTGATACGCTTATCAACAGAGGTCAACCTTACATTCATAAAAATAGAATCCTGAGCAAAATCATccagaaaaaggggtcaaaagcTGATGAGAACACAAATTCACATCAATGTTTGGAGTCTCCCATTCCACCTACTGGGAAAACCTTGAGCACAGTTATAAATTCACACACAAAATATATGACATATCAGACAAATAATTTATTGCCAATAACATATAACATAGTTTCTGTAAATAGCTCACGAAATGTTCAAACTGAATCCTGAAAGATCCATTCTATGCAGCACATTTCTACGTGCAAATTCTAAACGTTCAAACGTTTCGATCTACTTGTCCCGCCTGAAGTTATAGTTTAACCAATGGGAATGCCAATAGCTCTTCAAGGACCAATTAAATTGCACATTCCCCACCATGGTCCTTCCTTTACATTATGGCCTGCATTTTGGATTGTCGGGTATCGTTTTAATGTCCCTGCTGAGGACTAGAACATATACTATTCGTACCACATATTTGGTGCTCCCTCATTTTATAGATTTGGAAAGAAAATACGAGCTGCTAACATACTCGGTTCCACAAGACATTACAGCTCAGTGGTGGTCGCGAGGGTGAGGCAGTATCAGTAGGGAGAGGCCGTGAGGACGAAATTAGGGAAGGGAGTGGGAGGTCTTCCACCTTCTCATCCTAAACAGCAAGCAGTGTACTGTCGACAGCATTGGACTAAAACTCCAGCCCAAGGTTCCTAAACGCTATCTGGCTGTTCAGTGCAGCCCGCTCGGGATAAGGCCAGGGACCCGCCGTGGCAGACGTTGGCATTGCGCTTTTGCGGCACCGGTATGGTTTATGATGTGGAACAGTATGTGAGCAAGCCACATTCACATGCTCTCCATAAATGGGGACAATAGGAAATCATTATCGTATTGTGCATCTTAACTAGTTAGCCACCAAGCCATCTAATGCGCCGTTTTGGGGCAGATTAAAGCAACTACTGCCCTTATTCGTGTCAAGGTATATTTACTGTCTGTGTAGGATTTGGCATAAGGCTCCTTATCGTGAGCGAGCATGGAGGGGCGTTGTGGATTTAGCCAACTTTGCTAGCTAGCTTACTCAGTCCAATACTTCTGTATTTAACCAGATTTGTGTTTGTTTTAACTTCTTGTATGTTTTCCAAGTGTTAAGCATACGTGTTAACATTTTAACTGAGGTTCACTTGTTAGTTTGCAGAGGAGTGCTTTCAAGGTTTTCTTGATTTAATGTTGTCAAAGGAAAAACAATCCAGCTAGCCAGCTAAGTAGCCCAGGTCAAGCTCGTGCACCCTAATGAAGGAGTACAAAGTGGTTGTGTTGGGAAGCGGAGGCGTTGGCAAGTCCGCGCTGACTGTCCAGTTTGTCACCGGCACGTTCATCGAAAAATATGACCCTACAATTGAGGACTTCTATCGGAAAGAGATTGAAGTGGACTCGTCGCCTTCGGTGTTGGAGATCCTTGACACGGCAGGGACAGAACAGTTCGCCTCCATGAGAGACCTGTACATCAAGAACGGCCAGGGTTTCATACTTGTCTACAGTCTCGTCAATCAACAGTCTTTTCAGGTAAAGGCCCTTATTACCTGTTACCAATACCTGCCCACATGTCAAGGAGCATAGCTCTTGCTAGCATCACCAGCTATCAAGATGCATTGTACCCATGTTTTAAGTGGGCCTACTGAGCCATATCAGTTGTCTTCGTATCATTTTGAGTCGTAACCCCATTGTTGACAAATCAGGAGCCATTTGCAGAGATCCAGCCATAGCCTTAATCCCTACACCTATGGGCTAAATCCAAAATTGTATAAGCTCAACAGGTTGGAAGAATGGCCAATGGGCTGCTACTTAACTCATTGATATACATCAAAGAGCTATGCAGCAATAGTTGTTGCACAAACGTTTTCCCACAGTTCCTGAGAATCTCCTTTCTATCCATCCCTAACTCCAGGACATCAGGCCGATGCGAGACCAGATCGTGCGGGTCAAGCGCTTTGAGAAGGTGCCACTGATTCTGGTGGGCAACAAGGTGGACCTGGAGTCTGAGAGGGAGGTGGCAAGTGCAGACGGTCGGGCCCTGGCTCAGGAGTGGGGCTGCCCCTTCATTGAGACCTCAGCCAAGAGCAAGACCATGGTGGACGAGCTGTTTGCTGAGATCGTCCGTCAGATGAACTATGCCACACTGCCAGAGAAACAGGAGCAGTGCTGCACGGCCTGTGTGGTGCAGTAAAGGAGTAGGGGGACACTGTCCTCTCCACAACTCTCTCCCAGGTAAGAGGCTGAAAGCACTATACTTCACCTTCCACACACTAACACTAAGAAGTGATATTGCACACTGATAGGCTTTTCACTGACAACGGGCAAGAATTCACAGGTTGTCAAAAGACGTCTGCGCATGGATAGCAGCAGTGAAGAGTTTGTAATGCATGTAGAAAAATGTGCCGGGAGATGAGAGGATCAGGGGTGGCACAAAGGGAACCATATGACAGCTGTTAGAAGAAGCAGACGGAAAGGGGGTTTGCTGCACGGACTGAGAAAACCGTTGGTTTAGCCTGTTATCATTAGATCAGACAAAGAATGTGGCGTGAAGAAGCCAACTGTCTGAGCAGTGAGCACAGGGGCAGAAAAGAGGAGTGAGGGAAGTGAATGGTTATGTACATTCAGAGAGACGAGAGACCTATGAGCAAGAGGGGGCAGATCCCAGACAaagaaaaaggaaaatgcaacaTCCTGAATATAAATTGATGTTCCAAAACAGGAAGCAGATTTTCTTCACTGTGAGAACTAACTTCCCCACCCATgcagcagacacacagacatacacattgAGGTATTGGTTGTTGTAACTGAGTTTCACAGTTTACATATTGGTGAAATGCTAATTTCCTTAATTGTAAAGGTGTTAATTACTTAGTAATATCTTCATATCTACAAGTGTCTCTACACCTATTGTTTTCAGTCTTTGCTCTACTCTCAGTAACACAGTACTTTTTCTTTTTCCATTGTTGTAAAGTTCCTGCTTTGATGACCTATGACCCCAGGAACCACTTCAGCTCCATCACACCTTCTGACCTCTCCAGCTGGCAGTATTACCTACCAGAGGGCAGATTCTTGTCTGTTCATGAGCCAATTCAATGGAGTCTTGAGCCGGCCCAACCTTTGTTATCTTGACTGTGGAACACATTCACCTGCAGACTCATTGGCCTTCATGGTTTAGGCCCAGGGAAAACCTACTTTTCAATGTATAGGACAGATTTATGAGGATGAATGGTTGTCTATGGATTTCTATTTTCTCATTTGGGGTTGGGGAGTGCTGGGGCAATGAGCAGTGATCTGCTCAGGACCACAGCGTCCCTTTTTGAAGCTGCTCAGTCATTATATCCCCTAGTTTTACTTTGTACTGGAATTGGTTTGTTAAATCTGATATCTCATTTTGAAGTGATAACAGCCATTATACAGGTTTGGGCCTCGGGACAGAATTCAATCAAACCGTGGTAAATATATGATTGCTGtgctctacagcagtgtttaccAAATCACCTAATTTTCAAGTTGTTAGCTAGGTTTCTgaccaattggcgacagattttcataaACGGACTTGTTGCAGGTAGAAATCActgcgtgatgacgtagtacacacaATGTACTTTTTTGCAACCGTTTTCATGTATGGAATAAAAATCAAAAGTTCAACGTGTTAGTTTTGTCAACTGttgtgttaaatagcaaatgtgccaactctggtcttggcacgtgcaCTCTAACTAACAGACCTCAGAGACCGTGCAGGTAGGCTAGTTTACATGACATTATTATGGATAACAAAACAAATGTTTGCATCGATCATCATGTTACCAGAATCAGACCCTTGATTTTTATTGGAAAGGAACATCAagatcaccttgcactttcaccaccctgtgacaTTCATCAATTATTTAATATGTAtgctaataaactgcatggtttcctgagtggtagtgggaggaccacatcatcacgtgactccaagttgacttcgatatgatggttattatatcaatatttgtgcataaagtGGTTTCCACCGCTATTTCTCACAATACATTTTACCGACCCCAAAAGAGTCGAACGAATGACTTGTCTGTCTGCATTTATAAAAATTGTACTGACGCTTCATAGAAACGGCccaatttatatatattttttttgacaGGCGTGGTCAAGCCAGGTCAATGTGCCCCTAAGCATGAGACATTCACATTGAATTGACTGTAGATCCATGTTTGTTTTCTGATTACAGCTGTGTGGTTGCTTTAGATACAGTTTCCTCGGTCATTTGGATTATGACTATCATGTTACATGGTTTGCTCAAATTCTGGCCCTAAACtaacttttatatatatatattttttttaagtttcTCATAACCTATTTATTAATATCTAATTACATTGTTATCCAATCATCAAAAGTTTTCTTTTATACTTGCTTTTGGGTTTGCTTTTTTTGACTTTACAGTGAGTTTTTTTGGTTGTAAGTTTTGAATTAACAGAGCCTTAAATGATTTCAGTCTTATGTTGGTTTCTGTGTGGTCATTCTGTCTCGTACTTTCAACTCTTCAACACAAGTACTGCCATGTAGTACAAATCTGATACTAAGATTGAAGGACACTGACCTGATCATGTGGTCACAAGTTTGGAATGTTGATTCGAATGGTCTTACATTTCTGGTTAAGACTTCATTGCAGACTGAAACACTATATACAGAATATTGTTTCCTACTTCACATCAAATGTAAATCCCTTTATGCAAAGTGCTGTCTGTCCTTCCATTGCACATAATGAGAACTGGCACTTTTTGAGCTGGCTCAATATTCAAATGACCCGACTTGAGTGGCCTTGAGGTTGGGCCATTCTGAATATGTGGTAGAACATATGAGTTTCTGTCATGTAGAAAGAATAGTCTGTTCTATATAGtatatttctatctgcaacgttttGTGTTGCATATAGTAAGGCCAAATACTGTTACACAATCAGCCACAAGAGGGCAGCATTCTCTACATTATTTGAAAGCTAATCTAGCTCTGGaggctttttaaaatgtatttttacatgTCAAACAACGTTTACATCCACAGTTTTTATACGACTAAAGTCATTGTATTAAACAAAACCACAACAGCTGTGATGGAGACAGGAAGTGTCTGCGTAATTGTATAAATGCCGACAGATAATTTGTTCGTTCCACAtgttgggatctttttgtgtcggtaaaatcaATTATGCGGGAAATACCAGTGGAAACGCCTTAATGCGCAAATATTGAGTTAATCATCTCGAGGTACATTTGGAGTCGCGATGATATGgcttgtggtcctcccactacgactcgggaaaccatGTACTTTATTATGTTACAGATTAAATTAATTATGattaacttcacagggtggtgaaagtgcacggtaaTGAGTTTGATGCTGCCTTCCAATATATTGAGGGTCttgttctggtgacatgatggtcgatgcttgactgccgtttacAATATGATCGTTTTTAtccataatctcatcatgtagtagACAAAACAACCCGCACAGCCTACTCGCACTGTATATGCTAGCTGTTAGCTAGAAAACACGTGCAAAGACCAGAGTAAACTACGTTTGCTATTTAACACAACAGGTTTGTTTTGACAAAACTAACCgtggagttgaaaatgcgatggaaacacatttatatttttattcggtacatagAACTTAAGCGAAAAAGTAAATGTTGTGTGCACTATATCATCAACCAAACGTATTTGTTGCCGATAGAAATCAGCGCatgtatgttttttatttgtttaacctgTGTCTagttaaaaggttaaataaaacataataaatgcACTGATGTTTATCGGCAACAAATCCGTTTGGTGGAAACCCCACTAGTGGGAAATGCGCATAATTTATTTATGTGGATGTTAGAATAGTCGCaagaaaatctgtcgccaattaaATGGAAACCTACCTACTGGAGACATTTTCAAAATGGTCATAGACAAACTACTCTTTCTTCATTAGATCAACACCGCCACACTTAtttttatgaggaaaaacatgtcTAGACTGCAAGTTCATATCCAAACCTGTAGGTGGCAGAGTGATGTATTCTTTAGCGGAAATGTCAAGGAAATGAAAGAAACACGTGACGCCAGGCTATTGAAATTTGTAAACAAACCCATGGGACATCTTTAGTACAAGTACTGCAAATTACATTTGATACATGAGCAACCATGAAGAGGGTATTTGTAACTGTAGGAACAACAAGCTTTGATGACCTAATCGAACGTGTTACTTCCCCTGAAGCTGTTCAAGTGAGTATGATATGTGATAGCTACagaaactaacgttagctagctagccaactgtcCTTAAAAATTAGACAATAATAATTTGAGTAGACGTGTCCTACCCTCGCACTAAGATATTTTTTTAGAAAGTTATGCATCTCTCTCTTGAAGGAGTTGAAAGCCCGCGGCTATCAACATTTGGTCCTGCAGGTTGGACAAGGCTCCATTCTCCCAGATTCAGACAGCTGTCACGAGCTTACGTTGGAGGCTTTCCGATTCAAGGATTCCATTGCTGAAAATATCAAATGTGCCGACCTGGTTATCAGCCATGCTGGTGTGTATCTATCTTTAAAGAAATGAAACAAACTAGGTAAACTACCATACCATTGTGCTGGTCTATGATGTTGATGAATTATAATGACTTGTCTTGTATTTTCAGGGGCAGGTAGTTGCCTGGAGACCCTTGGTGCAGACAAGCCACTGCTAGTGGTGGTCAATGACAAACTAATGGACAATCACCAGCTAGAGCTGGCCAGACAGCTACACCAAGACTCACACCTACTGTACTGCACCCCCAGGTCAGTGTAAATCCTCATGTGCAACTTGATCATGAGGACTCACTTGGTCAATCTGACATATTGTAAATGTACATTTCTGCTAATAAAGTCCTAGAGTTGTCAAACTGTGATTGAAATTCAGTAGGTCAACATACCCTTTTTTCCTCAAATGATTTCACAGCACTCTTACTGAGACCCTGAAGACAATGGACCTTGCTGTTCTCTCATCCTTCTTACCTGGACAACCAAAGCATTTTGCCAATTTCCTGGACAGGGCCCTTGGTGTTCAATGATTCCAACGGAGGGCAGTCTCTGAGGTCAACTCAGTGTTCTGTTATGGACTCTGGAGATGTGTTGcgcttttcttcttcttcatgtGGCTTTCCAGCAGACTAGACGCTGTGTTGCATACTGCCTTTCACAGGTCAGAGTGGGGATTGCAAATTTTGGTCACAAAAACAAAAAAGGTGAATGAGATAATCTTAAATTGCACCACCATCTAACCCAGCACCTATACACTATCACCAAAAACCAACCACCCCATCCCACTAAGTTGGCCCTAAACAATCCTACACCATGCTGTCGGTCTGGGAGGATTGAACCCCTTCTTTCAACTTCCTGTAGCTCTTCTGCACTAAAATTTCTCACCCCAAAATATTTCTCTGCTGCTGCAACGACCACATATATCTTCTGTGATTTCCGCTCCATCAGCGCAGTACAGTTGATCACCATGGCTATGATGTTTGCTCTCTGAAACCCTTCATCTTTGCGATGAACAGGAAGTGAGGTGGCCAGAGGGTAGCCTGGGCCTCGCGTGCCGGGCTTCTAGTTTTTCCTATCAGTATGCAGAGCTAATACCAACTCAGGCAATTGCCTGGGGCCTTACATCATCATCATTTTGTTTAATAATGCGCTATTAAGCAATTGTGACCATCTCTGTTTATGACAAACACTGTGGATTCTGTTTTCTTCCTGCAAATTTGGCTCCAGCTTTTGAGCAGTGGGCTCCctagtggcgcagaggtctaaggcactgaatcacagtgctagaggcgtcacaatAGACACTGGTtcaatcctgggctgtatcacaaccggccgtgatcaggagtcccataggacggcgcacaattggcccagcagcGTCCGGgtttgggtttggccggtgtaggccgtcattgtaaaaataatttgttcttaattgacttgcctagttaaataaaggtcaaataaaaatacaataaaaaaccTATTATGACTCCATTCCTGAAGCGAATAAATACTTTGTTTCCCTCTACGACACTCACAAGCTCTTCAGGACACACATTTTTTTCTACATACCTGATGATTTTCCTTTATGTTTTCCCAAACTTTCCAATTTCTGATACAATTCTCACTTTTTGATGCAAATTAAAAATTGTTACATCTTTCCCATATTAAAGTCATTTAACATATTTTCTTATTAGCTTTATGAACATAAACTGCAACCAAGTTTCTATCTGTGCTGGAATGGCCATAAgccttttacattttttattatataaatataaatgcgacatgcaacaatttcaaattttacactgagttacagttcacagaAGGAAATCAGACAATgtaaattcattagaccctaatttatggatttcacatgactgggcaggggcacagccattggtgggcctgggagggcataggcccacccactggggagccaggcctagcCTAGCTGAATGAGTTATTCCccacaaagggctttattacaaacaGAAATAGTCCTCAACACCCCTCCCCcttcagatgatcccacaggtaaagaagccagatgtggatgtcctgggctggcatggttacatgtggtctacggttgtgaggccagttggatctACTGCTGATGGtgaagaaattaacattcaattatctggcaacagctcttttggacattcttgcagtcagcatgccaattgcacgctccctcaacttgagacatctgtggcattgtgttgtgtgacaaaacggcacattttaaagtggccttttattgtacccagcacaaggtacacctatgtgacaatcatgctgtttaatcagcttcttgatttgccacacctgtcaggtggatgaattatcatggcaaaggagaaatgctaactaacagggatgtaaacacatttgtacacacaatttttgagaaataagctttttgtgcatatggaacatttctgggatctttttatttcagctcatgaaacatgggaccaacaagttatatgttgtgtttgtatttttgttcaatataactACAGTCTGCTGAAACATGAAACGGTTCACCCTTGCCCAGAACGCTATAATGGCTGGCATAATTCAAACCCCTAGGAAAAGAAAAACAGGctgagacaacaatagacagggTAATCTATTTATTGATTGATATTAAATTAATAACATGAAATTCCACTCTTTCATAGcactgtatttatattttttgttcagtataggtaTTGTTTGATaaagaaaatataaaatatgtattgACCCAGAATTTTCACATCGGTGGATCCCTAAACTAAAACCTCGGACTGCCCTGTGCCTGGGGCCTCCAAATCACTGTCTGTTAAAAGGTCTGATCTGGCCATGTTCTATTTTAACCAGTTGGAGACAGGCTGATTAGGTATTGGATGCTGGGGTAAGGGGTATATTTTAAA contains:
- the zgc:92907 gene encoding UDP-N-acetylglucosamine transferase subunit ALG13 homolog isoform X2; the encoded protein is MKRVFVTVGTTSFDDLIERVTSPEAVQVGQGSILPDSDSCHELTLEAFRFKDSIAENIKCADLVISHAGAGSCLETLGADKPLLVVVNDKLMDNHQLELARQLHQDSHLLYCTPSTLTETLKTMDLAVLSSFLPGQPKHFANFLDRALGVQ
- the LOC112256221 gene encoding ras-related protein Rap-2a isoform X2; the encoded protein is MKEYKVVVLGSGGVGKSALTVQFVTGTFIEKYDPTIEDFYRKEIEVDSSPSVLEILDTAGTEQFASMRDLYIKNGQGFILVYSLVNQQSFQDIRPMRDQIVRVKRFEKVPLILVGNKVDLESEREVASADGRALAQEWGCPFIETSAKSKTMVDELFAEIVRQIQRDERPMSKRGQIPDKEKGKCNILNIN
- the LOC112256221 gene encoding ras-related protein Rap-2c isoform X1 gives rise to the protein MKEYKVVVLGSGGVGKSALTVQFVTGTFIEKYDPTIEDFYRKEIEVDSSPSVLEILDTAGTEQFASMRDLYIKNGQGFILVYSLVNQQSFQDIRPMRDQIVRVKRFEKVPLILVGNKVDLESEREVASADGRALAQEWGCPFIETSAKSKTMVDELFAEIVRQMNYATLPEKQEQCCTACVVQ
- the zgc:92907 gene encoding UDP-N-acetylglucosamine transferase subunit ALG13 homolog isoform X1 — encoded protein: MKRVFVTVGTTSFDDLIERVTSPEAVQELKARGYQHLVLQVGQGSILPDSDSCHELTLEAFRFKDSIAENIKCADLVISHAGAGSCLETLGADKPLLVVVNDKLMDNHQLELARQLHQDSHLLYCTPSTLTETLKTMDLAVLSSFLPGQPKHFANFLDRALGVQ